The following proteins are encoded in a genomic region of Gossypium hirsutum isolate 1008001.06 chromosome D05, Gossypium_hirsutum_v2.1, whole genome shotgun sequence:
- the LOC107905917 gene encoding piezo-type mechanosensitive ion channel homolog, whose product MIIQFWRSPTVIYFLVTQLLVLVVALLDIHGNRFGLVPWRYTCWGHFLTVVDQLGSHLKVASCLLLPAIQLVVGISHPSWISLPFFIGSCIGIVDWSLTSNFLGLFRLWKALHFYAGFSIFMLYVYQLPIELSSMLQWIVNFVGLFKICSTSEWTEIYSSVSLVLFFTSWYVLVLLL is encoded by the exons ATGAT AATCCAGTTTTGGAGATCTCCCACAGTGATCTATTTTTTGGTTACACAACTTCTAGTGCTAGTAGTTGCATTGCTTGATATACATGGGAACAGATTCGGTCTTGTTCCGTGGCGGTATACTTGTTGGGGTCATTTCTTAACAGTTGTTGACCAATTAG GTTCCCATCTTAAAGTTGCTTCCTGTTTGCTTCTACCTGCTATTCAGCTGGTTGTGGGAATTAGCCATCCCTCGTGGATTTCTCTGCCATTTTTCATTGGAAGCTGTATTGGGATAGTGGATTGGTCTTTGACTAGCAATTTTCTAGGATTATTCAG GTTGTGGAAGGCTCTCCATTTTTATGCAGGCTTCAGCATTTTCATGCTTTATGTGTATCAACTCCCTATAGAGTTATCAAGTATGTTACAGTGGATAGTTAATTTTGTTGGTCTATTCAAAATATGTTCAACATCTGAGTGGACTGAAATTTACTCTTCTGTTTCTCTTGTACTTTTTTTTACATCATGGTATGTACTAGTTTTATTACTATAG